The genomic region GATTTCAACCGTAACACGACTTATATAAATTTAGGTCAACCCGAACCCGATCCGTTTAACCCATATTTTTAAAAGAGTCATATAAGTTGACGATTTATAAGCGAGTTGTTAAGTTTTAAGCGGGTTATCGATAATATATGTAATGATGAGTATGAacgtaataaataaataatataatgtgtcAAAACTAATATTATTATCTCACAtgcatatataataaaaatgtgtattgttttatttttctttaacgctctgttcccgagttaacttaacGTGGGATAAAAAAAGAAAGtaaaagtgagaaaggaaaggacgagaaaggaaaaaaaaagatgTTTTTCCCACCATTTCCTCCCAAATCGGAATGAAAGAAAAACTAAAGAATTTAGCATAgtttttctttcatttccttccttaaatgaaactcgggaacacgacatgttttatttttctttcttttccttccttaaatgaaactttaaaacacaaaatatttttactttctttttattttttttccaatCCTCCGTtactaagggtctgtttggtatgtaGTAATGGAATGGGCGAGGGAATGGAATGGGTGAGGGAATGGAATGGGTGAGGGAATGAAATGAGTCATTACCATTCCattgtcttgtttggttaccctGTGAGAATGGAATTATACATTACTTTGTGTTGTTTGGTTGACGGAAAAAAGCAAATGAATGGAATGCACTTCATtgtaaatgacaaaaatacccatGTCTTAAAATAAAAGAAGTTTACCAACTTTCACAAAATTTTCCGATTAAAAATTATAACAAATTTATAGTATAAAACTAGAATAAATTTAACtaacaaaattcaaaattcattcaaaagtttccaaccaaaaaaaaaaaatcatccgATAAgcgtcaaataaaaaaaataaaaatcatcCAAAATTtgcaaactaaaaaaaataaataatattccAAAAGTCATCTTATATCACGTCAAGCAATATATTCAAACATCTTCAAGCATGTTCTGTACCCATTCAAGCCTGCGATCTTCATCAACCTTAAAAAATATTACCATCAACTCCTCGTTTTGCGCGAGCTTACATACAGCCTTGTTACACTCCCGAGTAGTTAGACCTTCAACTTTATTCATCTCCGCAAAAAGATTGTTACGGAGTTCCTCTCTATTGCTCTCCGTTCCAAAAATTCTATTGAAAGTATCTGAAGCCCCCCTAATCTCTGCACCGATTATTTCTGCAGACTCTTTCAGGCTATTCATCAAAGGATCCCAACTGTTGCGCCTTTTTCTCTTTCGCTGGGTACTTGACTCTTCTCTAGAAGCATCATATGAAGGGCTGTTTAATGGTTGATTAACATCCATATCATCTAATCCTTCTCCGCCGGCTTCCGGTTCTTCTCTATTTATGTCTGATATAATATCAGCAGCTGTTTGGGCATCTCTTCCATTGGCCCGGTCCTTTCCAAATACATTACACAAGTCCCAGTAATGAGGGAATTTCTTTGTTCTCCATCTTGCTGCATTTTTGTGCACCTAACAAGCCACATCACCATGATTGAAGTTAAATGAGCTATAAAATTAATATATAGAAACAACGATTATAAAAAGATACAATCTAAAATGATTAGGCATTACCTGTACATAAGCTTGCCAAACAGGTTTGGGAGCGTCAAGCATGTCGTTATCGTAATCCCAACCAAAACCACTTGTATTATCCCATGCTAGCATATCATGTATCGCAGACCAGTCACTCTTCATTGTTTTTACGCGTGACTCTATATGTGGCTTTGCTTTTATGCCAGCTCCAGGAAGTAAGATTGCTAGTTGTCGCTCCACCGCATTGAAGAATCCAGGTTTAAACCCATTATCTGATTTGTAATTAGAACCTGAATTGAGCACATCAAGCATGGCTGCAACAAGcttctcatcttcatcttcattccatttttttttattttttcctgGGCCCCTTTCAGAATCGAGCTGTGATTCCATAACTTCACACAAAAAATAGCAATTTtgtataaataataaaacattcaAATGCTGTGTAAGTAACAAATATAAGATAAGAAACACATCAAGTTGTTCATCTACTTCGACATACTTAGACGCCTTCAACTTTCCTTCACTCTCCAACTTGTTACAAAGGGTCATGAACGTTGCCCTATTCATTCTTAGTTGATGAAGACATGTGTCGTCACTTTCGTACACCAATCTATGCATGTATTCTTTTCTCTGAGGGTAGAACATCTTGTAGCGAGGTCTAGTTGGACACATATCTAAACGTATACTAATAACTGTTTGTATTGCTTGAATATACCAGGAAACCATGTTTAGTATATGAAGCCACATAGCACAAAACGCAgctagtttttttttgtttttttgtcgGTTGAGCTTAAGTCTAGACATAACTTCAATAAAAATCCAAGACCTAAGAAAAACAAAATCAATAAGTTGTATTTATTTCATTAGACAAAGTTATTAAGCTAAATACAAATATTTTTCAAGTCCATGCCCGACCCGATAACCATGAATCATGtaaacacatatatatataatctatatCATTAGACAATGTTATTAAGCtaaatacaaatattttttaaGTCCATACCCGACCCGTGAACCATAAATCATgtaaacacacatatatatataacctATAATCAAAACTTACTGGATGCATTACATAATCTTTTATTTTCCACAGGTGTTGACAATATTTACAGGTGCTCTATTGGAGAAGCAAATTGTATTCTTATGCTCTAATCTAGTACATATGTTATCACTGAATGCAAGTTATTTTCTTTTAGAGGAACCCGAACTCGACCCGAACTCGAAAATCGTTtaatacatatgaacccgaacctAGACCGAATATTCACAggctgacccgaacccgacccgttcaacccgaaattttattatttttttattttttttttcagaaaattaatatattaaaattaacatctactaaaaaaacacaaattagataataaaattacattaaaatcaTAAAAACTTATGTGAATTTCTATTTTTAAGTTATAAGTatagcataaaatacacaccaaaTTTagtttttaacataaaacgtattataaaaaatataatattatagaaATGGGTTAAACGGTTCAACCCGTCAACCCGAccgggttgacccgaacctgacccgtttagtTAAACCTcaaactgacccgaacccatttagactaaacccaaacccgcgAATTACATGTTAGATTCGTGTCGTGTTTTCGGGTCgcgtcagaaattcacacccctacttTAGTGTTGTCAATTATTCCTCTGATCTGCCCCTACCACTGGCAGAGCTTCTTGATGCCGGTACTAAATCCAAGATTAAATATTCATTTGTTGGTTTATaatttataaagttcaaaattcCCAGCCTTCAAGTTCAATTCTTTAAAAGTGTATGCATGTTATTCTCAGGTATTGCCAAATGACATGCTGGACTACCTGGATGCACCTGTACCATTTATTGTAACTTCTCAAGCTAGTACTTATTCTAATTATTCCAATGCTCAATTGTTAATATCATTAATTACCATTACATTACATAGTTAAATACTCAATCAACTCATCGCAAGCCTAAACGGTCTCGGTACACACTGCACAAAGCTTGAGCTCGGACTCATCAAAATGAGCTTACAAGGCTTGAGACTCGTGATAAAggtcgtttaagctcggctcatttcatttctATCTTTTACCAATCCAATCCAATCCAATCCTAAGTAGGTCACAAGCAACCCGTTCATACCTCTAATTCTAATCACACAAACAGCCTGCAGTCGTAAGTTGCTGGCATGTCAACCCAAAACTGCAGCAACATATATAACTATAGTTGTACATGAAAATGGACGAACACATCAGTGGCAACTATTTTCCCCATTTAATATTCTTTTGAGTGACAAAAAACAGGAACTAAAaacgggtaccggtaccgaaaatacccggTACGGGACAGtttggtaccggtatttgagtGAAAATACCGGTACCATACCGGACCGATACCGAAAACTTCAAAAGCGGGTACcgaattggtaccgaaaatattTCGGTTTGGTAAACGCTACcggtacccggtaccatttgctcatcccttgTTCTAATGGCTCAACAAATTTGAAGCTATCAATTTTGTTTTCAATAGAAGCATAAACATTAAAACTATATTTTTACAATACAAAGAAATACTCTGTACTATGAACAACTAAAAAAGTGATACATGTTATTACTTGTGAGAGTGAATGGCTAATTTAATTAAGAGAGGAAGTTGAATAAATCAGGTTCAAGTGGTTTACCAGATTCGATGCAATGACATGTTCTATCAAAAGTAATACAAATATGACTGGTGATTTAGGGTTCTGTACTATGAACAAGAAACATGCTTACCACACAAAGTTATACATCCAAATAAACAAATTCAACAGCAGCATGTGAGAGTTTGAGATGATTAAATCACAAGAAGTAAACAGGTTAATATACAATGAAAAAACATTTACCTGGTTTTGTGTTTGATGACGAAAATCCAAACAAGTAACTGGTGATTTAGGGCTCAAATGCTGAAGCTCTGCTTGCTGATGAAGATGAAAGAAATATATAACCAGAGATCCTTGATTAGAGGAAACGAATCAGCGAGGGAAAATAGGTGAGGATGAGGGCAAAATTGAGAAGTCTCTTATCTATTCCGAacggaatgaaaaaaaaataggGGGGGTCGCTGGAATACTTTTTGCCATATTTAGAGGGAATGGAATAAGGTAAGTAATGGGTTATTCCTTTCCTTTTAGCAACCAAACATTCTTATTTGTATTACCCCTGAATGGTTAATTCCATTCCTTCTCTCATTacctcataccaaacactacctaagtGGAACACAGTGTAAGAGTTTGAAAGTGAGATGGAGAGGAAACGTGTGTGTTTGAAAGTGCCATTGGCAGCTCGTGTGGTGTATTTAGATGTGTTTGAGAGTATTAAAGATAATCTTATTTTTTTTCTGTCGTGTGACCCAGTGGTGATCGGTGATTGGGCATGGTAAATTATTTATTCTAAAAGATTAAAAAAGTGATAACTTTCATTCTTTTCTAGATAGGAATGGGTAAGCGATCAACTGAGATTACTCATGTAATTTATTGAATATTATGAATAAATGTGAAATTACCTTCCATATAAGTTGTTGGGACTAATCTTGTCATAACTCAAAAGTTGGAGAACGCTAAGTGTTTTAGTTTATTTAGGTTTCCTAATTCTAGTCTAGAGATGTTTTCTTGGGCATCAAGGTTTATTAGACAGGTTTAtctagtttgtttgtttattttattaatagAGTTTGAGTCGGGTTAGGACTAGAAtaagtttagtataaatagatgatTAGGGTCATTGTAATTAGTGTGCTCTCATTGATAAATTAATAAAAGAGTCGAACAAGTTTGTTCATATTGCGTGCTTGTTTATTCGATCAAGGGCCTGatttccaacaattggtatcagagcctggcgGTTTTGAGAGTCGTTTTCGAGAAAGGGGAGCACCCCTAGCGGGGTGCAACGCCGTTGCGACGGTAAAACCACGGTACatgaagaaataaaaaaaatatgtagaGGTAGCAATGCCGAAGTCAGTCTGTAGAGTTGGAGCTTTTATCTAGGAAGAGAATATCGGGTTGTGACGtaattaaatttgattgtgaatGAGATATATTTGCAATTAATTTAACTTGGTGGCTTGGTGATTTACATCATGTGATGAAAGTGGAACTTACGTGGCAATCCAACAGCATTCAAACAATATTAATTGCTAATTACATGCAAGAAATTTCATTGCATAACCGATCAAAGAGTGACGTCTGATCGTATTTGGCAATGATTGCCATGTTAAAAATCAAGCAATGGTTTACTTAGTAGATTAGCAGGAAAAAAGAAGGTTCAAGGCTGTTTGGTTATTAGTTGCAGGTTTGAGCAACTAGTATATATTCGGTGACAACAGTAGGTTTTGCAGGTGCCTTGATCGTGTTGTTTCGTGATAAGAGGAGACCGGCGTGTTGTGTGAAAAACGGGCGTAAGGGATCCGTCAAAGCAGGTGGCTTTGGATTCGGTTCGTTTAGCAGTTGAAAGAAAACGTTATAAGCGGGTGGCTTTGTTTTCTTGGTCGGTGGAGAGGCCTCTTGGAACAAGTTTGATTGGGAAAGGTACAGATGTCAAGATAATGGCGTTGGAGTTCAAATCGGGTGACTCGGATGTGACCGGGTAGAGGTCGTTGATCCGTGATGAGTCAAGATGTTAGTGAACGTTTCCAGCGTAATGCCATTTGACATGTTACATGTTACGGGCGTGGTGTTTTTTATTCGGGTTAAACCGAGACATTGGACGTGATTGATGTGAAGATCGGGTGTCCGTTAGATGTCATAGTGGTTCGAAAACGAGGTGATTCGATGCTACGGTGAAGGCGTAAACAAACACCGATTAAGGGGGTGATTGTTAGATTATTCGGGTTTGTTTATGGGTCACGGGTCGGTGCGTTATCGGGTCACGGTTTAACGAGTCTCCGGATAATGGAGCAGCTCTAATGTGAAGAAAGTTATTGACAAGATTAGGGGGGGTGAATGTTGGGACTAATCTTGTCATAACTCAAAAGTTGAAGGGTGCTAAGTGTTTTAGTTTATTTAGGTTTTCTAATTCTAGTCTAGAGATGTTTTCTTGGGCATCAAGGTTTATTAGATAGGTTTAtctagtttgtttatttattttattaatagagTTTGAGTCGGGTTAGGACTAGAAtaagtttagtataaatagatgatTAGGGTCATTGTAATTAGTGTGCTCTCATTGATAAATTAATAAAAGAGTCGAACAAGTTTGTTCATATTGCGTGTTTGTTTATTCGATCAAGGGTCTGATTTCCAACATAAGTTACTATTATCAATTTATCATAAAGTGTGTTTTACAAACCAAATGTATTATACATATACTTctatattatataaatagttATTTAGGACCAAAACCATCCAAACTACTTCATCCGTCCCATTAAATGCgtcttattttgaattttcaaagtctttatttataaactttaactttaattatatatttttgtgttatataaaacttgatgaaaattaacccaataaaaacacttgtaaaacacactcaaattatataactttcatcaagtattatctaacacaaacaaaattattttaggtcaaagtttataaataaagactttgaaaattcaaaattgaaCACTTTTAACGGGACGAAGGGAGTATCAATTAACATAGACAAACGGTTCACCGTTCATTACTATATCATTCAAGTCGAGGGCCTTGCCAATAGCAAACCTCTGCACAGTTGTGCATGCCACATCATGTGGCCCACATGGAGCTATAAGTCTAAATACCCACCTCCTCCCTCACAAGAGAAAAGCATGTTATTCTTCCTAAACTCACTCTATACTCTTCCGATAGATTTCATAAGCACATATTTTATCATCGGGGAGTCTAGTAATAGGGAGAATCTTCTCTCACTTTAACGAAGCTAAGTGTGTGCTACCTGTGACATATATtatgcagtggcggacccaggaatttttctatgggggtgcggaacatttttaaaaattttaggcccctaggtatataagtaaaaaaatcggttcgtatcgggtcgggtcgggtcgggtcatgtaaaataaacaaacatcaaactaaatttatataattatcaaaaacatgtcaaaccatGTTACAAACgtaattaaaacgtcgacgccctacgggcttcattttttgaaatctatccaaaatatcatctaaaactaatttcttaagcaattctttctctatataacatcagttcatcgctccataacataatatttcaattttaattttcaactattcaagccctagaaatcataacgtaagttgtaatcaccctaaaaatatataaacaacataatcaccctaaaaatcatctaaacaaccataaacaacgtcaaaacacataaaatttcaaaactatttaacaactttatcacccttttttctcctataatatcaaccaaaatcatcaaaataacaaagaaacttacccgtgttcggattccagttagatttggtgtcaaacgacggtggtatggtgactgattacggtggtcgcagctgctggactgttgtcgctgggtgatgttgttcgttggcagtgcagggacgcaagagagagagagagagagagagagagagagagagagagagagagagagcgggagagaatttctaaaggttttgggctttaattattttattatagtttgaaatattgttgggtttggttaatgggctaagacttagtgggctagatagttaggaattataagtgtgTAAAGGTAtgagtatttgggtttagttagttaggtattaaaagttatataatttaggtagtatttttttttttaaataagagttttttagtaaaaaaaatttaaaatataaattgataatactttttacctaaggggtgcggacgaaaaatttcaaggggtgcggacgggattttcgacggaatttagcactaaatttttttttctccgggggtgcgcccgcccaccttaagTTTGGCTTAGGTCCGCCCTTGATATTATGTTGATAATTTTAATGTTATCAACGGATTTTAGGGTATTAGATTAACTTGTTGATCGAGATAATAACGTCGTTGTTTAATCGAGTTAGGTGACGCGGGAGTGCGTACTCTTTTAACACGAATGTTATTCGGGCTTGATAATTAATATAATTTATTTGTTAATAGATTATATTGTTTTgggttaaatatattttatatttattattattttttaagttgatGACATTAATTAATGTTATGACATTAAAAGTCAATAACATTAAAAGTCCATTCACGTTAAACATTAGATTGTTTTGGCCCAGgaaaatgagtttttcatttGGGCGATGACAAACAATTCAATGAATGTTGGGCTGTGATGGCCATTATGATTTTGGGAAAAAGTATTTTTATTATACTTCACTTAATAAAAGTCCATATTTATTTTAgcaataatggattttaataatcttaacTATTGTCCATTAACCGACAACGATaccaactttaaaaattctcaCTGACGGTCTCATCTTTTCACATATTGGCCTTCAATGGACCTTGACTAACTGAACCCTAAcgtcgttagtctccggtcgccggaaaaacgtttttggtcGGAAAAAGGTTTATAAAGGTCCGATCTATAGTTACAAACAGGTTTGGGATGAAAACTTTGAGTTTTCCGACCAGGTTCTATGTCtcctttgtttttctttttcggGTGTTAGCCTCGTGTAACAATGGGTGCTCATGTTAGGCTGCAAAAATGGTGGTGGTGCATCACGGCGGCTGAGAGGTGGTGCGGCGTGGTAGCAGCGACAGCCGCCCTCGGCGGCTCCGGCCGACCGAACGACGACAGTGAAGGTGATGGGTGGCTCGGGTTGTTTTGGGTCACGATTCGGTTTCGAGGGTTGAAGTTCATGTCGGGTCAAACAAGTCAACTCAGTCTCGGTTCGGGTTTGGTCAAACATGGTCAACGGCAGAACTGGTTCGGTTCGGGTCTCGGCTTAGCTGCGGTTTGGGTCAACATAAGTCAACTCGGGTCAAACCTGGTCAATTCAGTCAACTcgggtcaaacccggtcaactcagtcaactcgGGTTAAACCCGGTCAACTAGTCGACGCTAGAATTGGTAAAGATTTAACGACGCGTTTAAACTTTTATATATAGATTAGTCTCGTTTTATTTTAGCACGAACCGAGCTCGAACCatagtatcgtgacg from Helianthus annuus cultivar XRQ/B chromosome 10, HanXRQr2.0-SUNRISE, whole genome shotgun sequence harbors:
- the LOC110885525 gene encoding uncharacterized protein At2g29880 — translated: MESQLDSERGPGKNKKKWNEDEDEKLVAAMLDVLNSGSNYKSDNGFKPGFFNAVERQLAILLPGAGIKAKPHIESRVKTMKSDWSAIHDMLAWDNTSGFGWDYDNDMLDAPKPVWQAYVQVHKNAARWRTKKFPHYWDLCNVFGKDRANGRDAQTAADIISDINREEPEAGGEGLDDMDVNQPLNSPSYDASREESSTQRKRKRRNSWDPLMNSLKESAEIIGAEIRGASDTFNRIFGTESNREELRNNLFAEMNKVEGLTTRECNKAVCKLAQNEELMVIFFKVDEDRRLEWVQNMLEDV